The Pedobacter cryoconitis genome includes a window with the following:
- the tsaE gene encoding tRNA (adenosine(37)-N6)-threonylcarbamoyltransferase complex ATPase subunit type 1 TsaE — translation MNIEINHLDELGSAAEALLSFAGNEKIFAFDGEMGAGKTTFIKVLCQKLGVTDVVNSPTFSIVNEYAAPAHQAIYHFDFYRIKNLQEVFDIGYEEYFYSGNICLIEWPQMIGGLLPENYIEVGITALSEDKRSFTFTKIS, via the coding sequence ATGAACATTGAAATTAATCACCTGGACGAACTGGGCAGTGCCGCTGAAGCACTGCTCAGTTTTGCAGGAAACGAAAAAATATTCGCCTTCGATGGCGAAATGGGAGCAGGAAAAACAACTTTTATTAAAGTCCTCTGCCAGAAACTAGGCGTAACAGATGTAGTTAACAGTCCTACATTTTCTATTGTAAATGAATATGCAGCACCAGCTCATCAGGCCATTTATCATTTTGACTTCTACAGGATTAAAAACTTGCAGGAAGTATTTGATATTGGTTATGAAGAATATTTTTATTCGGGTAATATCTGCCTGATAGAATGGCCTCAGATGATTGGCGGATTGCTGCCTGAAAATTATATCGAAGTTGGAATTACGGCATTGTCAGAAGACAAACGTTCTTTCACCTTCACAAAAATTTCTTAA
- the ybeY gene encoding rRNA maturation RNase YbeY, with the protein MSKPAVHFFLEDVKYTLKNKTVIRNWINETIIAEGFQLEELTFILCSDEYLLAINQQYLNHDTYTDVITFDNSEAPEIIQGDIFISIERIQENAKEFKSTVQHELCRVIIHGTLHLLGYKDKGKAAKTLMTQKEDQYLALFNAALAKTAV; encoded by the coding sequence ATGAGCAAACCAGCAGTACATTTTTTTTTAGAAGACGTTAAGTATACCCTTAAAAATAAAACAGTAATCAGAAACTGGATCAATGAGACTATCATTGCAGAAGGTTTTCAACTGGAGGAGTTAACGTTTATTCTGTGCTCTGACGAATATCTGCTGGCCATAAACCAGCAATATCTAAATCATGATACTTATACTGATGTGATCACTTTTGATAACTCAGAGGCTCCTGAAATTATTCAGGGAGATATCTTTATCAGCATAGAACGTATTCAGGAAAATGCAAAAGAATTTAAGAGCACGGTACAGCATGAATTGTGCAGGGTAATTATTCATGGTACTTTACACTTGTTAGGTTACAAGGATAAAGGAAAAGCAGCCAAAACCCTGATGACACAGAAAGAAGATCAATATCTGGCTTTATTCAACGCTGCATTGGCAAAAACAGCTGTATAG
- a CDS encoding ABC-F family ATP-binding cassette domain-containing protein, with the protein MSTLIAAENLGHAYNDEWLFKNLTLGIQTGQRVALVGINGAGKSTLLKLLAERFTPLEGKIVKNKFVKIGFLDQEPSFPDGYSISDFIFSTDNKQQQLIKEYEELIEDPNPDEKKLNRLYEELSEHNAWEYEHEIKTILSRMGINHLQQKISTLSGGQKKRLALAKLLIEDPEIYVLDEPTNHLDIDTIEWLEKLLTSGNKTILLVTHDRYFLDNVCNTIVELDRGKIYNYNGNYAYFLEKKSEREASDESTFQKNKNLLKKELEWMRRMPAARTTKSQSRIDAFYDLESKTKQRSDTGSVTLSMKMSRQGNKILELDHIGQSFDEKKIINDFSYTFKRADRIGLAGKNGTGKSTLLNIITGFQIPEKGKVSTGETTVYGYYKQGGLAFNEKERVIDIVKSDAEYIKMADGSMISASQLLTLFLFPPKKQHGMVEKLSGGEKKRLHLMKVLMQNPNFLILDEPTNDLDIDTLNVLEEFLENFPGVLILVSHDRYLLDKMSEQLFIMEGEGIVSIYNGNYSEYRISLDTPKEKAETKPNKTEQKTAAIPANKLTYKEQKELDDSEAKIAETENEIDKLTNSLLSIDSANYMEIQEVTKAIEKLNTTLEQTMERWVELSEKTNKTT; encoded by the coding sequence TTGAGCACATTAATTGCAGCAGAAAATTTAGGCCATGCCTACAATGATGAATGGTTATTCAAAAATTTAACCTTAGGCATCCAGACTGGTCAGCGCGTAGCGCTGGTTGGAATCAACGGAGCTGGTAAAAGCACCCTATTAAAATTACTGGCCGAGCGGTTTACGCCGCTGGAAGGGAAAATAGTAAAAAATAAATTCGTTAAGATTGGTTTTCTGGATCAGGAACCCTCCTTCCCGGATGGATATTCTATTAGTGATTTTATTTTTTCTACAGACAATAAGCAGCAACAGTTAATCAAAGAATATGAAGAACTGATTGAAGACCCAAACCCTGATGAAAAAAAACTTAACCGTTTATACGAAGAGTTAAGCGAACACAATGCCTGGGAATATGAGCATGAAATCAAAACGATTTTAAGCCGTATGGGGATTAACCATCTGCAACAAAAAATTTCAACTTTATCTGGTGGTCAGAAAAAACGTTTGGCCCTGGCTAAACTTTTGATTGAAGATCCTGAGATTTATGTCTTGGATGAGCCTACGAATCACCTGGACATTGATACTATTGAATGGTTAGAAAAGTTACTGACTTCAGGAAATAAAACAATCTTACTGGTAACGCATGACAGGTATTTTCTGGATAATGTATGTAATACTATTGTAGAGCTGGATAGAGGTAAGATTTATAATTACAATGGAAATTACGCTTATTTCCTGGAAAAAAAATCAGAACGCGAAGCTTCGGATGAGAGTACTTTCCAAAAAAATAAGAATCTCCTGAAAAAAGAATTAGAATGGATGCGCAGAATGCCTGCGGCAAGAACTACTAAATCTCAATCAAGAATAGATGCTTTTTATGATTTAGAAAGTAAAACTAAACAACGTTCTGATACAGGAAGTGTAACCCTAAGCATGAAAATGTCCCGCCAGGGAAATAAAATTCTGGAGCTGGATCACATCGGTCAGTCTTTTGATGAGAAAAAAATAATCAATGATTTCAGTTATACATTCAAACGTGCAGACCGTATTGGTTTAGCCGGAAAAAATGGAACTGGAAAATCTACTTTACTGAACATTATAACAGGCTTTCAAATTCCTGAAAAAGGTAAAGTAAGCACTGGAGAAACTACCGTTTATGGTTATTATAAACAAGGTGGTTTAGCGTTCAATGAAAAAGAAAGAGTAATTGATATTGTTAAATCGGATGCTGAATATATCAAGATGGCTGATGGCTCAATGATCTCCGCTTCTCAGTTATTAACGTTATTCCTCTTCCCTCCCAAAAAGCAACACGGGATGGTAGAAAAACTAAGTGGTGGAGAGAAAAAGCGTTTACACCTGATGAAGGTTTTAATGCAAAATCCAAACTTCCTGATCCTGGATGAGCCGACCAATGATTTAGATATTGATACTCTAAATGTATTGGAAGAGTTCCTGGAAAACTTCCCCGGCGTACTGATCCTGGTTTCCCATGATAGGTATCTACTAGACAAAATGAGTGAGCAATTATTCATTATGGAAGGAGAAGGAATAGTTAGTATTTACAATGGTAATTATTCTGAATATAGAATTAGCCTGGATACACCTAAAGAAAAAGCAGAAACAAAACCGAATAAAACCGAACAGAAAACTGCTGCTATCCCTGCCAATAAATTAACTTATAAAGAGCAGAAAGAATTAGATGATTCAGAAGCTAAAATTGCAGAGACTGAAAACGAAATTGATAAATTAACTAATTCCCTGCTTTCCATTGACAGTGCTAACTATATGGAAATACAAGAAGTAACGAAAGCTATCGAAAAGCTAAATACTACTTTAGAACAGACCATGGAACGTTGGGTAGAGTTGTCAGAGAAGACAAACAAAACGACTTAA
- a CDS encoding cold-shock protein, which produces MQEGTVKFFNVTKGFGFIVPANGDSEIFVHSTGLIDEIRENDKVEYDVESGKKGLNAINVKVI; this is translated from the coding sequence ATGCAAGAAGGAACAGTAAAATTTTTCAATGTAACTAAAGGTTTTGGATTTATCGTACCAGCGAATGGCGATAGCGAAATTTTTGTACATTCAACAGGCCTTATCGATGAAATCCGTGAAAACGACAAAGTAGAATACGATGTTGAAAGCGGTAAAAAAGGTTTGAATGCGATCAATGTTAAAGTAATCTAG
- a CDS encoding D-alanyl-D-alanine carboxypeptidase → MVKSVMELKKVYRVQSFFIPALFILLFLEGCSMQHRLAKNVSHFITDSPILNDHLVGFALSESDRQGMIYTQNADKYFIPASNTKLYTFYAGLKMIPDSIPSIRYIERGDSLIFWGTGDPSFLKRGMREEKTFKFLSSSTKQLFFAPGRYTGNVYGQGWAWDDYNDDTQAEITELPMMDNLAGFKNEKGRITVNPHHFNDCLVKDSLTHQKEFGVVRMLEKNEFKYPSGVIPADFKQLVPYQTSTLTTLNLLRDTLGRDVQLIQLEMPVTAKTIYNSKSEDLFREMLLPSDNFIAEQLLLVYSNQFQQKLSGTDAIRYVLDKYLKDLPDRPRWVDGSGVSRMNLFSPRDMIMLLKMIDKEVNNREKLFSMLPAGGLRGTLKNAYPKTSHPFVFAKTGTFSNNYNQSGYIVTKRGKTLVFSFMNNNFMTPVKELKAEMAKLMGYIHDQY, encoded by the coding sequence ATGGTAAAGAGTGTAATGGAATTAAAAAAAGTGTACCGTGTTCAGTCGTTTTTCATTCCGGCATTGTTTATTTTACTGTTTCTTGAAGGCTGCTCCATGCAGCACCGGTTAGCTAAAAATGTCTCTCATTTTATAACGGATTCACCTATTCTCAATGACCATCTTGTCGGATTTGCCCTTTCTGAATCAGATCGTCAGGGGATGATTTATACGCAAAATGCAGACAAATATTTTATTCCTGCCTCTAATACCAAGTTATATACTTTTTATGCCGGGTTAAAAATGATACCGGATTCCATTCCTTCTATACGCTATATAGAACGCGGCGATTCACTTATTTTCTGGGGTACAGGAGACCCTTCTTTTTTGAAGCGGGGAATGCGCGAGGAGAAAACCTTCAAATTTTTAAGCAGCAGTACAAAGCAGTTGTTTTTTGCACCAGGCAGATATACAGGCAATGTTTATGGGCAGGGCTGGGCATGGGACGATTACAATGATGATACCCAGGCAGAAATAACCGAGCTGCCTATGATGGATAACCTGGCCGGATTTAAAAATGAAAAGGGGCGAATCACTGTTAATCCACATCATTTTAACGATTGCCTGGTGAAAGATAGCTTAACTCATCAAAAGGAATTCGGTGTGGTGAGAATGCTGGAAAAGAACGAATTTAAATATCCTTCAGGGGTTATTCCTGCTGATTTTAAACAGTTGGTTCCTTATCAAACAAGCACTTTAACTACATTGAATCTATTAAGAGATACTTTAGGACGCGATGTACAGCTCATCCAGCTGGAGATGCCGGTTACTGCAAAGACAATTTACAACAGCAAATCTGAAGATCTTTTCCGGGAGATGCTTTTGCCAAGCGATAATTTTATTGCCGAGCAGCTTCTACTGGTTTATTCGAATCAGTTTCAGCAGAAATTAAGCGGCACTGATGCGATCCGGTACGTTCTGGACAAATACCTGAAAGATTTGCCAGACCGTCCGCGCTGGGTAGATGGATCAGGGGTGTCGAGAATGAACCTGTTCAGCCCCAGGGATATGATTATGCTGCTGAAAATGATCGACAAAGAGGTAAACAACAGGGAAAAACTCTTCAGTATGCTTCCCGCCGGAGGTTTGCGGGGAACACTTAAAAATGCTTATCCTAAAACGTCACATCCTTTCGTATTTGCAAAAACCGGAACGTTTTCGAATAATTATAACCAGAGTGGTTATATCGTCACCAAAAGAGGAAAAACGCTGGTCTTTTCTTTCATGAATAACAATTTTATGACCCCTGTTAAAGAGTTAAAGGCAGAAATGGCCAAACTCATGGGGTACATCCACGATCAGTATTAA
- a CDS encoding bifunctional response regulator/alkaline phosphatase family protein codes for MQETKILWADDEINLLKPHILLLNEKGYHVTTFTNGNDALEAFGKEHFDLVFLDENMPGMSGLETLSAIKNIKSDIPVVLITKSEEENLMEDAIGSKIDDYLIKPVNPKQVLLTIKKIIDNKRLISAKTSMAYQQDFRRLGMTLNDKLSYEEWTEVYKKLIFWELELEKLDDPQMHEILTMQKSEANTQFSKFIEDNYIDWVNKRGKTPLLSNELLKKKAFPHINSTTPVFFILIDNLRYDQWKIINPLITEHFRLDEEDIYTSILPTATQYARNSIFSGLMPLEMEKRFPSLWQNDDEEGGKNMHEEAFLADQIKRSVRKDCKFSYHKILTYDDGKALNEQMNNLMQNEFNAIVYNFVDMLSHARTDMAMIRELANDDAAYRSLTLSWFEHSPLLELLKKLAQKQVKVIITTDHGTIRVKHPSKVIGDRNTNTNLRYKQGRNLNFNAKEVFLIKNPHEAQLPKINISSNYIFAKEDRYFVYQNNYNQFVNYYNETFQHGGISLEEMMIPVATYSSR; via the coding sequence ATGCAGGAAACCAAGATTCTATGGGCCGATGATGAGATCAACTTATTAAAACCGCATATATTACTATTGAACGAAAAAGGGTACCACGTGACAACATTTACGAATGGAAACGATGCATTGGAGGCTTTTGGCAAGGAGCATTTCGACCTGGTATTTCTTGATGAAAATATGCCCGGCATGAGTGGACTGGAAACCCTCTCTGCCATTAAAAATATAAAAAGTGACATTCCGGTTGTCCTTATTACCAAAAGTGAAGAAGAAAACCTGATGGAGGATGCGATCGGTTCAAAAATTGACGATTATCTGATAAAGCCCGTTAATCCTAAGCAAGTATTGCTGACAATCAAAAAAATTATAGACAATAAAAGACTGATCAGTGCCAAAACTTCGATGGCTTATCAACAAGATTTCAGACGTTTAGGCATGACACTGAATGACAAATTAAGTTACGAAGAATGGACAGAGGTTTATAAAAAACTTATTTTCTGGGAACTGGAACTTGAAAAGCTGGATGATCCTCAGATGCATGAAATTCTGACTATGCAAAAGTCTGAAGCGAATACACAGTTCTCTAAATTCATTGAAGACAACTACATTGATTGGGTGAACAAAAGAGGCAAAACACCTTTATTATCTAATGAACTGCTTAAAAAGAAAGCATTCCCACACATCAATTCGACTACTCCCGTATTTTTCATCCTGATTGATAACCTGAGATACGATCAATGGAAAATCATCAATCCTTTAATCACCGAGCATTTCAGGTTAGACGAGGAAGATATTTATACGAGTATCCTGCCAACAGCGACACAATATGCAAGGAACTCTATCTTTTCAGGCCTGATGCCGCTCGAAATGGAGAAACGTTTCCCTTCACTTTGGCAAAACGATGACGAAGAAGGTGGTAAAAACATGCATGAAGAAGCCTTTCTCGCAGATCAGATTAAACGCAGCGTTCGTAAAGACTGCAAATTCAGCTACCATAAAATTCTGACTTATGATGATGGAAAAGCGCTTAATGAGCAAATGAACAACCTGATGCAGAATGAATTTAATGCAATCGTTTACAACTTTGTCGATATGCTTTCTCATGCCCGTACCGATATGGCCATGATCAGAGAACTGGCTAATGACGATGCAGCTTACCGTTCACTCACGCTTTCCTGGTTTGAACACTCTCCTTTATTAGAGCTGTTAAAGAAACTTGCTCAGAAACAGGTTAAAGTAATTATTACTACAGATCACGGTACCATCAGGGTGAAACATCCGAGTAAAGTAATCGGGGATAGAAATACCAATACAAACCTGCGCTATAAACAAGGCAGAAATCTGAATTTTAATGCAAAAGAGGTATTTTTGATTAAGAATCCTCATGAGGCACAGTTACCTAAAATAAATATCAGTTCTAATTATATTTTCGCCAAAGAAGACCGTTATTTTGTTTATCAGAACAACTACAACCAGTTTGTGAACTATTATAATGAAACGTTCCAGCACGGTGGGATCTCTCTGGAGGAAATGATGATTCCTGTAGCGACCTACAGCTCAAGATAG
- a CDS encoding zinc-dependent metalloprotease, with translation MNSKTKLLAIAGMCFLGAVCSETASAQKKSKKTAATAAPAPTIPAPKKEGLKPFSEVITAKARTKNGLFKTYKVDDKWFFEIPDTLLNREMLVVTRLNKVPSGVSVGNQQYGGEELNDQVWQWERRGKQVFIRVPSYSVRADSTSDMYQSVKNSNLSTILASFEIKAYNKDTTGVVIDVTDFYNGDVVAIGATDALRKAYKASALDAGRSYVDTIKTFPINIEVVTSKTYKSAESPIDNSIGAVTFEFNTSMLLLPKTPVKARLTDPRVGYFGQSQTDYGTDAQKAERTAYIHRWNLVPKDTAAYMRGELVEPVKPIVIYIDPATPKKWIPYLIQGINDWQIAFQEAGFKNAIIGKEAPTAAQDPDFSVEDSRYSVVRYFASNIANAYGPHVSDPRTGQILETHIGWYHNVMNLLRNWYFVQTAAVNPAARKAKFDDKQMGELIRFVSSHEIGHTLGLPHNFGSSYAYPVDSLRSKTFTNTHGTAPSIMDYARFNYIAQPGDGVTKLHPEIGEYDKWSIKWGYTWFPGNLTAKQERAKLDVWTVAKAGNPLYYYGRQGTSLDPRLQSEDLGDNAMKASTYGIANLKRILPNIEIWTYQKGQDFSDLKELYNEVITQYGRYMGHVRANVGGMSENFKTNDQKGTVYSYLSKAKQREAIAFFNTQLFTTPVWLINNEQLNKFDNGQILNKIKAVQTSTLNLLLTPGRIARLLDNEAKNGTASAYTLPELFTDLKTSIFSANRPDAFKRNLQRSYVETLTQLMTKEMDAPAGASAEGLANYGVTPINVSLSDIRPLVRAELKSLLTLTKARALAGDSLTKAHYDDLVIRINDILFPKK, from the coding sequence ATGAATTCAAAAACTAAATTACTGGCCATTGCCGGTATGTGTTTTTTAGGTGCGGTATGCAGCGAAACTGCTTCTGCACAGAAAAAATCTAAAAAGACAGCTGCAACTGCGGCGCCCGCTCCCACTATTCCAGCTCCCAAAAAGGAAGGGCTGAAGCCATTTTCTGAAGTGATTACTGCAAAAGCAAGAACGAAAAATGGATTGTTCAAAACTTATAAAGTGGATGATAAATGGTTTTTCGAGATTCCTGATACGTTATTAAACCGTGAAATGCTTGTCGTTACCCGTTTAAATAAAGTCCCATCCGGCGTATCTGTTGGCAACCAGCAATATGGAGGAGAAGAATTAAATGACCAGGTTTGGCAATGGGAACGTCGCGGAAAGCAGGTTTTTATCCGTGTACCCAGTTATTCTGTAAGAGCCGACAGCACTTCAGATATGTATCAATCTGTTAAAAATTCGAACCTGTCTACAATTCTTGCCAGCTTTGAGATTAAAGCTTACAATAAAGATACCACAGGTGTAGTAATTGACGTTACCGATTTTTATAACGGTGATGTCGTGGCTATTGGCGCTACTGATGCCTTAAGAAAAGCCTATAAAGCAAGCGCTCTGGATGCCGGGCGTTCTTATGTAGATACGATCAAAACTTTCCCTATAAATATCGAAGTAGTGACCAGCAAAACCTATAAATCGGCAGAATCTCCGATTGACAATAGTATTGGTGCAGTAACTTTTGAATTCAATACTTCGATGCTCCTTTTACCAAAAACACCGGTTAAAGCGAGATTAACAGACCCGCGGGTAGGTTATTTCGGCCAATCACAAACAGATTACGGTACAGATGCCCAAAAAGCAGAACGCACGGCCTATATCCACCGATGGAATCTGGTTCCCAAGGATACTGCGGCTTATATGCGTGGTGAATTGGTAGAGCCTGTTAAACCAATTGTAATTTACATTGATCCGGCCACTCCAAAAAAATGGATTCCTTATTTAATTCAGGGGATTAATGACTGGCAGATTGCCTTTCAGGAAGCAGGATTTAAAAATGCCATTATCGGAAAGGAAGCTCCTACTGCTGCACAGGATCCTGATTTCAGTGTAGAGGATTCCAGGTACTCTGTTGTGCGTTATTTTGCTTCAAATATCGCCAATGCTTATGGGCCTCATGTTTCCGATCCACGTACCGGACAAATTCTCGAAACACATATTGGCTGGTACCATAATGTAATGAATTTACTTAGAAACTGGTATTTCGTACAAACTGCGGCTGTTAATCCGGCAGCCAGAAAAGCTAAATTTGATGATAAACAAATGGGTGAACTGATCCGTTTTGTTTCTTCACATGAAATTGGGCATACGCTTGGCCTGCCTCATAATTTTGGTTCAAGTTATGCCTATCCGGTAGATTCCCTTCGTTCGAAAACCTTTACCAATACACACGGAACAGCGCCATCTATTATGGATTATGCACGTTTTAACTATATCGCACAACCTGGTGATGGGGTAACTAAACTACATCCTGAAATTGGTGAATATGATAAATGGTCTATTAAATGGGGCTATACCTGGTTTCCGGGTAACTTAACTGCTAAACAGGAAAGAGCAAAACTGGATGTATGGACAGTCGCTAAAGCAGGTAATCCTTTGTATTATTATGGCCGCCAGGGCACCAGTCTTGACCCGCGCTTACAAAGCGAGGATTTAGGAGATAATGCAATGAAAGCCAGTACTTATGGTATCGCTAATTTAAAGCGGATCCTTCCGAATATAGAAATATGGACTTACCAGAAAGGGCAGGATTTTAGTGATTTGAAAGAGCTCTATAATGAAGTTATTACCCAGTATGGCAGATATATGGGCCATGTAAGAGCCAATGTTGGCGGAATGAGCGAAAATTTTAAAACGAATGATCAGAAAGGTACTGTTTATTCTTATTTGTCTAAAGCTAAACAAAGAGAAGCAATCGCATTTTTCAATACGCAGCTGTTTACTACTCCGGTATGGCTGATTAATAACGAACAGCTGAATAAATTTGATAACGGACAGATCCTGAATAAGATTAAGGCGGTACAAACCAGCACATTAAATCTTTTATTGACCCCTGGCCGTATTGCGCGTTTATTGGATAATGAGGCGAAGAATGGTACAGCAAGCGCATATACGCTTCCTGAGCTTTTTACGGATCTGAAAACCAGTATATTCTCTGCCAACAGACCGGATGCTTTTAAACGTAATTTACAACGTTCCTATGTAGAGACGCTAACGCAATTGATGACTAAAGAAATGGATGCCCCGGCTGGAGCAAGTGCTGAAGGCCTTGCTAATTATGGTGTTACCCCTATTAATGTTTCTTTGTCGGATATCAGGCCGCTGGTAAGAGCTGAATTGAAATCGCTGTTAACGCTAACTAAAGCAAGGGCTTTGGCTGGTGATAGCTTGACAAAAGCACATTATGATGACCTGGTGATCAGGATCAATGATATTCTTTTTCCTAAAAAATAA
- a CDS encoding alanine dehydrogenase, whose product MATGLREEMASIAQKGLLQPKETLSEIKQKSNSLYIGIPKEISFQETRIALTPLSVALLVNHGHKVLLESGAGTGANFSDNDYSEQGAQITFNKKDVYDADIIVKIAPPTLEEINLMHKGQTLISALQMGALKEGYLKALLNKKINALCFENLRDEGNVLTVVRAMSEIVGATSIFIAAEYLSSVTGGKGLMLGGFTGVPPTEIVILGAGTVGEYAARTALSLGAEVKVFDSSIYRLRRLQNNLGSRVFTSVMQPIVLGKAVTTCDVVIGAIRATHGRSPCIVTEETVSRMKPDSVVIDVSIDQGGCFETSEVTNHKDPVFRKHDVIHYCVPNIASRVPRTASYALTNIFTPILVDIGEMGGLMSLIWNKPGIREALYIYKGHLTSKDLAARFSLPYKDIELLVAANQ is encoded by the coding sequence ATGGCTACAGGATTACGGGAAGAAATGGCCTCTATTGCTCAAAAAGGACTGCTACAGCCTAAAGAGACATTGTCAGAAATCAAACAGAAAAGCAACAGTCTTTATATTGGAATTCCTAAAGAGATCTCTTTTCAGGAAACCCGGATTGCACTTACACCTTTATCCGTTGCACTGCTGGTCAATCATGGCCATAAAGTATTGCTGGAAAGTGGTGCAGGTACAGGCGCAAACTTCTCTGACAATGATTACAGCGAACAGGGTGCACAAATTACATTCAATAAAAAGGATGTATATGATGCTGATATTATCGTAAAGATAGCCCCGCCAACGTTAGAAGAAATCAATCTGATGCATAAGGGCCAGACACTGATCTCTGCTTTGCAGATGGGTGCACTTAAAGAAGGTTACCTGAAAGCATTACTGAATAAGAAAATCAATGCTTTGTGCTTTGAGAATCTAAGGGATGAAGGAAATGTTTTAACGGTTGTACGCGCAATGAGCGAGATCGTAGGTGCTACTTCCATCTTTATTGCCGCAGAGTATTTAAGCAGTGTAACCGGTGGTAAAGGCTTAATGCTGGGTGGTTTTACTGGCGTCCCTCCTACAGAAATTGTGATTCTTGGTGCTGGAACGGTTGGAGAATATGCAGCCAGAACAGCACTTTCATTGGGTGCAGAGGTCAAAGTATTTGACAGTTCTATTTATCGCCTGCGCCGTCTTCAGAATAACCTGGGAAGCCGTGTATTTACTTCTGTTATGCAACCTATCGTATTGGGAAAAGCCGTAACCACCTGTGATGTGGTGATTGGTGCCATCCGGGCTACACATGGCAGAAGCCCTTGTATTGTAACCGAAGAAACAGTGAGCAGAATGAAACCAGACTCGGTAGTGATTGACGTGAGTATAGATCAGGGCGGATGTTTCGAAACCTCTGAGGTAACGAACCACAAAGACCCGGTTTTCAGAAAACATGATGTTATCCATTACTGCGTACCTAATATCGCATCCAGAGTACCCAGAACAGCTTCTTATGCCTTAACCAATATCTTTACCCCAATCCTGGTAGATATAGGCGAAATGGGTGGTCTGATGAGCCTGATCTGGAATAAACCAGGTATCAGAGAAGCACTTTATATTTATAAAGGCCACCTGACCAGTAAAGATCTGGCTGCCAGATTTAGCCTGCCTTATAAGGATATCGAATTATTAGTTGCTGCAAATCAATAG
- a CDS encoding MFS transporter, protein MQKSDQSIYTLQFGLVCLSSFLFSASFNMLIPELPAYLSAMGGASYKGLIIALFTLTAGISRPFSGKLTDTIGRVPIMAVGSIVCFVCGFLYPVLTTVAGFLFLRLIHGFSTGFKPTATAAYVADLVPENRWGEAMGIHGICFSTGLAIGPAIGSTITDHFSINVLFYCSSIFALSSIVILGNMKETLKEKQPFSFSLLKIKRQDIIEWRVIPAALITLLSYVSYGVILTVVGDWSKYLGTSNKGLFFMVFTLSSLLIRFVAGKASDRHGRVLILKISLALLAVSLLCIGFANSSFTLMAASALYGVATGMLSPTVNAWTIDLSDPKHRGKAMATMYIALEAGIGLGALLAGWLFIDNIKTIPYTFFICTGITIAALVYLQFVWKPKLAATV, encoded by the coding sequence ATGCAAAAGTCCGATCAATCGATTTATACCCTGCAATTTGGCCTGGTATGTTTAAGCTCTTTCCTTTTTTCTGCCAGTTTTAATATGCTGATCCCAGAATTGCCTGCATATCTCAGTGCAATGGGCGGAGCTTCTTATAAAGGATTAATCATTGCCCTTTTTACGCTCACAGCAGGGATCTCCAGACCTTTTAGCGGTAAACTGACAGATACTATAGGCCGCGTACCTATTATGGCAGTAGGCTCCATAGTTTGTTTCGTTTGCGGATTCTTATATCCTGTACTCACCACAGTTGCCGGATTTCTTTTTCTCAGATTAATTCATGGGTTTTCTACTGGATTTAAGCCAACCGCAACCGCGGCTTATGTTGCAGATCTGGTTCCGGAGAACAGGTGGGGAGAAGCCATGGGGATTCATGGAATTTGTTTCAGTACCGGTCTGGCCATCGGCCCTGCTATTGGAAGTACAATAACCGATCATTTCTCCATTAACGTCTTGTTTTATTGCTCTTCAATTTTCGCTTTATCTTCCATCGTTATTCTCGGAAATATGAAGGAAACCCTAAAAGAAAAACAACCTTTCAGCTTCTCCTTATTGAAAATTAAAAGACAGGATATTATTGAATGGAGAGTGATTCCGGCGGCTTTAATTACGTTGCTGAGTTATGTGAGTTATGGCGTAATCCTGACTGTTGTCGGAGATTGGAGCAAATATCTTGGAACCAGTAATAAAGGCTTGTTTTTTATGGTATTTACCCTGTCTTCCTTACTGATCCGTTTTGTGGCCGGTAAAGCCTCTGACAGGCATGGAAGGGTTTTAATCCTGAAAATATCCCTTGCATTACTGGCTGTTTCGTTATTATGCATCGGCTTTGCGAATTCATCCTTTACTTTAATGGCCGCTTCAGCTTTATACGGTGTAGCAACAGGAATGCTTTCACCAACTGTCAATGCCTGGACCATAGATCTGAGTGATCCAAAACACCGCGGTAAGGCTATGGCAACCATGTATATCGCTTTGGAAGCCGGAATTGGTTTGGGGGCACTGCTGGCTGGCTGGTTATTTATTGACAATATCAAAACCATACCCTATACATTTTTCATCTGTACAGGCATTACCATTGCAGCATTAGTTTACCTGCAATTTGTCTGGAAGCCTAAGCTTGCAGCTACAGTTTAG